CCGCCCAATCCTCCACAGTGATCACTCTCCAATCAGAAGGGTGCTCACTTTTCGACCGGAACTACCTGCTCACTTTTCGACCGGAGCCGACACGCGGCGATCGACGCGCTGGCGCGGGTGACCGATGTCAAGATGGCCGATGCTGAGTTGCTAGCGGCGCGGTATCGCGGACGGCGTGGGATTGAGGGCGCACGCGCCTCGCTCGACCTCGTCGATGCGGGTGCCCAGTCGCCCAAGGAGACGTGGTTGCGGCTCGTCTTGGTGGGGGCCGGATTGCCGCGGCCACGGACCCAGATCCCGGTGGTCGACGAATTCGGCAGCGCTTTTGCCTTTCTGGACATGGGATGGGACGACCTTAAGGTCGCCGTCGAGTATGACGGCGACCAGCATCGAAGCGATCACTCGCAATACGCCTGGGATATCAGGAGACTCGAAAGACTACGGCGTTGTGGGTGGATTGTGGTCAGGGTGATCGCAGGTGACCGGCCCGCCGATATTGTTCGCAGAGCGCGTGAAGCGCTTGCGTGTCGAGCGTGACAGTGCAGTCACGCTCGGCGCCGAATGTGACTGTGTTGTCACACTCGAGCCGAGCCCCTCGGCGCAAGGGCGCAAGGGCGCAAGAGAAAAAGCCCCTAGGCCGGGACCAGCTCGACGCCGGAGAGCACGACAGCGTTTTCGCGCGAGGGCGCGACGACGCTGGCCAAGAAGCGGCCGCTCTCCTTCCAGATGCCGACCTTGAGTGTTTCGCCGGGGAATGCCACCCCGGCGAAACGCGCGCCGTAGGCCGCCACCGCGGCGGTGTCGCCGTCGAGCAACGCGTCGGTGATCGCCTTGCAGGTCATGCCGTAGGTGCACAGCCCGTGCAGGATCGGCTGCGAAAAGCCTGCCGCAGCGGCGAATTCGGGATCGGAGTGCAGCGGGTTGCGGTCGCCACACAACCGGTAGAGCAGGGCCTGCTGCGGCAGGATCGGCACGTCGACCTCGAGGTCGGGCGCCCGGTCCGGCGCGGTGTCGCCCCCGGACGGGCCCCGCTCACCACCGAAGCCGCCTTCGCCGCGGGCGAAGATCGACCGGCGCTGCGTCCACAACAGCGTGCCGTCCGGCGCGGTCACCGTCGTCTCACTCCAGATCACCGCGGCCTTGCCCTTGTCCCAGATGTCCGTGAACCGAGTGACGGCCTTGGCCGAGCCCGATGGCGGCAGCGGGCCGGGCACCTCGACCCGCTCGCTGGCGTGCAGCACCTTGCTCAGCTCGATGTCGATACCCGGGAACTGCACCGTCGGCGGCTTCGTGGCGTGAAACGTGGCGGCCACGTTGCCGAACGTCGGCAGCACCTGCGGGGTGTCGTCGACCAGGTAGCGCAGCTCGCGCGGGTCCATCGGGTCCGCGCCCGCGCCCAGCCCGAGGTGATAGAGCTGCACATCGCTGCTGGCCCAAGAGAACTCGATGGGATCCAGCTCGGCATTCAGCGCGACGTCGACGTCGATGGGCATTTCAGCTCTCCTCCGCAATGTGCAATGCCGCCAGGTAGCCGAACGTCATGGCCGGGCCGATGGTGCCACCCGGACCGGGGTACGTGTGGCCCATCACCGGGGCACTGACATTGCCGGCGGCGTAAAGGCCTTCGATGATACTGCCGTCGTCACGCAGGGCCCGACCGTGGACATCGGTGCGGACGCCGCCCTTGGTGCCCAGGTCGCCGGGCACCATCTTGGCGGCGTAGTACGGCGCGTGGCTGATTTCGCCGAGGTTGGGGTTCGGCTTGTTGGTCGGGTCGCCGTAGTACTTGTCGTAGGCGCTCTCGCCGCGCTGGAAGTCCGCGTCGATGCCGGAGCGCGCAAAACCGTTGAAACGCTCCACGGTCGCGGTGAATTCGTCCACTGGAAGGCCGGCCTTGGCCCCCAGCTCCGCCAGCGTGTCGGCCGTGATGATGACGCCCGACTCCAGCCACTTGCGCGGAATGCGTTGTCCGGGCTGCAATCCCGCAAAGATATAGCGGTCCCGGTACTGCTGGTCGAAGACCAGCCACGCGGGAATGTTCTCGCCCGGCCCTGGACCCTGGCCATATTCGCCGCCGTACATGTGGTGGCAGGCTTCGACGTAGGGCATCGACTCGTTCATGAACCGCTTGCCGGACATGTTCACGATGATCGATCCGGGCGAGTTGCGCTCCGACAGCGCGAACCACGGCGCACCCACCAGTGGGACGGTCGGGCCCCACCAGGCGTCTTCCATCAATTCCAGTCCGGCGCCCAACTTTTCGGCGGCGACGATGCCGTCGCCGGTGTTGGCCACCGCGCCCACCGTCCATTCGGTGGTGATCGGCGCCCGCTGGTATTTCACCCGCATCTGTTCGTTGTGCTCGAAGCCGCCCGACGCCAGGATCACCCCGCGGCGGGCCCGGATCAGCCGGGGCTCAGCCGATTCCGATGAGTCGGCGCCGCGCACATAGACACCGCGCACCACGCCGTCCTCGACGTACAGATCGGTGAGGGCGGTGTTGAGCACCACCGGCACACCGGCCCGTTGCAACCCGATCCGCAGCGGACCGATCAGCGCCCGGCCCATGCCGACGAGGTTCTTGCCGGTCGCTTTCGCCCACATCGTGCGGGCGCCGACCTTCAAACTGCGCAGCACGCCGCGCGGGTGACGCTTCAACTGGTTCAGCCGCACGTAATCCTGTTGCATCACCACAACGTTGAGCGGAACTTTGCCGTACGCGGGCTCCAGGCCGGACTCGTCGGCGCCGAGCTTGCGGGCGTTGAACGGCTTTGGCTCGATCGACCGGCCTTCCGCGCGCCCGCCCGGCGACTCGGGGTAGTAGTCGGAATACCGCGGCACCCAGCACATCTTCAGCGGGGTGTGCTTGAGCACGAACGACAACATCTCGGGCCCACGCTCGAGGTAGGTGTCGATGCGTTCCGACTCGACGACGCTGCCGATGATCCCGTGCAGATAGGTGCGGGCCGCTTCGGTGGTGTCCTTGACCCCGTCACGCTTGAGCACTTCGTTATTTGGGATCCAAACGCCGCCGCCCGACCGTGCGGTCGAGCCGCCGAAGTGCGGGGCCTTTTCGATGACTATGGTGGAAAGACCCCGGTGAGCGGCGGTAAGGGCGGCCACCATGCCGGCCCCGCCGCTCCCGACCACGACGACGTCGTACTCCTGCGCTGACATGTAGAACACGTTATAGAATTGCCCGGGGCG
The sequence above is drawn from the Mycobacterium marseillense genome and encodes:
- a CDS encoding MaoC/PaaZ C-terminal domain-containing protein codes for the protein MPIDVDVALNAELDPIEFSWASSDVQLYHLGLGAGADPMDPRELRYLVDDTPQVLPTFGNVAATFHATKPPTVQFPGIDIELSKVLHASERVEVPGPLPPSGSAKAVTRFTDIWDKGKAAVIWSETTVTAPDGTLLWTQRRSIFARGEGGFGGERGPSGGDTAPDRAPDLEVDVPILPQQALLYRLCGDRNPLHSDPEFAAAAGFSQPILHGLCTYGMTCKAITDALLDGDTAAVAAYGARFAGVAFPGETLKVGIWKESGRFLASVVAPSRENAVVLSGVELVPA
- the kstD gene encoding 3-oxosteroid 1-dehydrogenase, with the translated sequence MSAQEYDVVVVGSGGAGMVAALTAAHRGLSTIVIEKAPHFGGSTARSGGGVWIPNNEVLKRDGVKDTTEAARTYLHGIIGSVVESERIDTYLERGPEMLSFVLKHTPLKMCWVPRYSDYYPESPGGRAEGRSIEPKPFNARKLGADESGLEPAYGKVPLNVVVMQQDYVRLNQLKRHPRGVLRSLKVGARTMWAKATGKNLVGMGRALIGPLRIGLQRAGVPVVLNTALTDLYVEDGVVRGVYVRGADSSESAEPRLIRARRGVILASGGFEHNEQMRVKYQRAPITTEWTVGAVANTGDGIVAAEKLGAGLELMEDAWWGPTVPLVGAPWFALSERNSPGSIIVNMSGKRFMNESMPYVEACHHMYGGEYGQGPGPGENIPAWLVFDQQYRDRYIFAGLQPGQRIPRKWLESGVIITADTLAELGAKAGLPVDEFTATVERFNGFARSGIDADFQRGESAYDKYYGDPTNKPNPNLGEISHAPYYAAKMVPGDLGTKGGVRTDVHGRALRDDGSIIEGLYAAGNVSAPVMGHTYPGPGGTIGPAMTFGYLAALHIAEES